One window of the Strix uralensis isolate ZFMK-TIS-50842 chromosome 3, bStrUra1, whole genome shotgun sequence genome contains the following:
- the GREM2 gene encoding gremlin-2, protein MIWKFALSVFLMAALVQVTDTRKNRPAGAIPSPYKDSSSNHSERRQQLNKEVLASSQEALVVTERKYLKSDWCKTQPLRQTVSEEGCISRTIINRFCYGQCNSFYIPRHVKKEEESFQSCAFCKPHKVTSSTVQLECPELDPPFRLKKIQKVKQCRCMSVNLNNSGKL, encoded by the coding sequence ATGATTTGGAAATTTGCCTTGTCCGTTTTTCTGATGGCAGCGCTGGTTCAAGTAACAGACACCAGGAAAAACCGTCCCGCAGGCGCCATTCCCTCCCCTTACAAAGACAGCAGCAGTAACCACTCAGAGCGGAGGCAGCAGCTGAATAAGGAGGTGCTGGCCTCCAGCCAGGAGGCCCTCGTGGTCACCGAAAGGAAGTACCTCAAGAGCGACTGGTGCAAGACACAGCCTCTGCGGCAGACTGTCAGTGAGGAGGGCTGCATAAGCCGCACCATCATCAACCGCTTTTGCTATGGGCAGTGCAACTCCTTCTACATCCCACGGCACgtgaaaaaggaggaggaatccTTCCAGTCCTGTGCTTTCTGCAAGCCACACAAGGTCACCTCTTCGACCGTGCAGCTGGAGTGCCCTGAGCTGGACCCACCTTTCCGACTCAAGAAAATTCAGAAGGTCAAGCAGTGCCGGTGCATGTCTGTGAATCTTAACAACTCAGGCAAACTGTGA